A part of Candidatus Hydrogenedentota bacterium genomic DNA contains:
- a CDS encoding carboxymuconolactone decarboxylase family protein, with amino-acid sequence MKRFEKRMFRGPGQFLRELAFLLRHGWALARLLRGKDLDTRFRERLFLAVTQVNRCRTCTWAHTRIALQAGIAAEEVRALLEAELDAVPEQEREAVLYAQHWADADGAPEPEVLARVAARYGAETLARMHLAMRFIRFCNYSGNLTEYLLFLLSFGRLGGEPVSEPAKPA; translated from the coding sequence ATGAAACGGTTTGAGAAGCGGATGTTTCGCGGGCCGGGACAATTCCTGCGGGAATTGGCCTTTCTGTTGCGGCATGGATGGGCGCTCGCGCGGCTGCTGCGTGGCAAGGACCTGGACACACGGTTTCGCGAGCGGCTTTTCCTTGCCGTGACGCAGGTGAACCGCTGTCGCACCTGCACATGGGCGCACACGCGCATCGCGTTGCAGGCAGGCATCGCCGCGGAAGAGGTGCGCGCGTTGCTCGAAGCGGAACTCGATGCCGTTCCCGAGCAGGAGCGCGAGGCGGTGTTGTACGCGCAGCATTGGGCCGACGCGGACGGCGCGCCGGAACCGGAAGTCCTTGCGCGCGTGGCGGCCCGGTATGGCGCGGAGACCTTGGCGCGCATGCACTTGGCGATGCGCTTTATCCGGTTCTGCAACTACTCCGGAAATCTCACCGAGTATCTGCTATTCCTGCTCAGCTTTGGGCGGCTGGGCGGCGAACCTGTGTCTGAGCCGGCCAAGCCGGCGTAA
- a CDS encoding HAD hydrolase-like protein, with product MRQAAPNSVIMCDFDGVVADSFEVFFDEFLAVCAEMGFKRLHSREAFLRLFETNVLAGLVKAGFPVWRLKKLVRVFGPRIAAANARVQPFAGMPDILNRLAAAFPLYFITSNSSEAILSFTARTGVSHFRDVLGADKEPSKVKKIRQVRARHPDCPAYYVGDTKGDMIESREAGAIAVAAAWGWHPLEKLQEGAPDVVLRHPEELLELFGLPLDGP from the coding sequence ATGCGTCAGGCAGCTCCCAATTCCGTGATCATGTGCGATTTCGACGGGGTCGTTGCGGACTCATTCGAGGTGTTTTTTGACGAGTTCCTGGCCGTGTGCGCCGAGATGGGTTTTAAACGCCTCCATTCGCGCGAGGCGTTCCTGCGTCTGTTCGAGACCAACGTGCTGGCCGGGCTGGTGAAGGCCGGGTTCCCTGTCTGGCGGTTGAAGAAGCTTGTGCGCGTGTTTGGGCCGCGCATCGCCGCGGCCAACGCGCGCGTGCAGCCTTTCGCGGGCATGCCCGACATCCTCAACCGTCTCGCGGCGGCGTTTCCCCTATACTTCATTACCTCCAATTCCAGCGAGGCCATCCTGTCCTTTACTGCGCGCACCGGAGTCAGCCACTTCCGCGACGTGCTCGGGGCGGACAAGGAGCCGAGCAAGGTGAAGAAGATCCGGCAGGTGCGTGCAAGGCACCCGGATTGCCCGGCCTACTATGTGGGCGACACCAAGGGAGACATGATCGAGTCGCGCGAGGCCGGGGCCATCGCCGTGGCGGCCGCCTGGGGCTGGCATCCGCTCGAAAAACTGCAAGAGGGCGCGCCCGACGTGGTCCTGCGGCACCCGGAAGAGTTGCTCGAGTTGTTTGGCCTGCCGTTGGACGGACCGTGA
- a CDS encoding Gfo/Idh/MocA family oxidoreductase has protein sequence MSTSKLTDPAAQPTRREFLRGAAAGAAAVTAFGILNTARAQGGDILRVGLIGCGGRGSGAAREALLADPGTQLVAMADVFADVLDGSLKKLKTDRKIADRITVDDGHKFVGFDAYKNVIDSCDVIVHAAPPGFRPQHVRACVEAGKHVFTEKPVAVDAPGVRAMMESCRMAREKGLNLVSGLCYRYQFAKRETIKRLQDGAIGDIVALQTTYNTGGLWHKGRKDDWTEMEYQIRNWLYFDWLSGDHINEQHIHSLDKIMWLMGDAAPAKCTASGGRAQRTDPKYGNIYDHFNGVYEWANGVRCFNSCRQWESTSTDVSDWVFGTNGVANIQEHYIRTNDGAEWRYESKEEDNMYQNEHNAFFAAIRNGEVRVDEYMCSSTLSAILCRMSAYTGKTLTWDEALNSQQDLTPKEIAWGDVPLNPLPVPGQTEFV, from the coding sequence ATGTCTACGTCGAAACTCACAGACCCGGCGGCCCAGCCTACCCGCCGTGAATTCTTGCGCGGCGCGGCAGCGGGCGCGGCGGCCGTTACGGCCTTCGGAATCTTGAACACGGCGCGCGCGCAAGGCGGCGATATCCTGCGCGTAGGCCTGATCGGCTGCGGCGGGCGCGGCTCGGGCGCGGCGCGCGAAGCGCTGCTGGCGGACCCGGGCACGCAACTGGTTGCCATGGCCGACGTATTCGCCGATGTGCTGGACGGCAGCCTCAAGAAACTGAAGACGGACCGGAAGATTGCCGACCGCATTACGGTGGATGACGGGCACAAGTTCGTCGGCTTCGACGCCTACAAGAACGTCATCGACTCCTGCGATGTGATCGTGCACGCCGCGCCTCCGGGATTCCGGCCGCAGCACGTGCGCGCCTGTGTCGAGGCGGGCAAGCATGTATTCACGGAGAAGCCGGTCGCCGTCGATGCGCCCGGCGTCCGCGCGATGATGGAATCGTGCCGCATGGCGCGCGAGAAGGGGCTGAACCTGGTGTCGGGCCTGTGCTACCGCTACCAGTTCGCGAAACGCGAGACGATCAAACGCCTGCAGGACGGTGCCATCGGCGACATAGTGGCGCTGCAGACGACGTACAACACGGGCGGGCTGTGGCACAAGGGCCGCAAGGACGACTGGACCGAGATGGAATACCAGATTCGCAACTGGCTCTATTTTGACTGGCTCTCGGGCGACCACATCAACGAGCAGCACATCCACAGCCTCGACAAGATCATGTGGCTGATGGGCGACGCCGCGCCGGCGAAGTGCACGGCGAGCGGCGGGCGGGCGCAGCGCACGGACCCCAAGTACGGCAACATCTACGACCACTTCAACGGTGTCTACGAATGGGCGAACGGCGTCCGCTGCTTCAACTCGTGCCGCCAGTGGGAAAGCACGAGCACCGACGTATCCGACTGGGTCTTCGGCACGAACGGCGTGGCGAATATCCAGGAACATTACATCCGCACGAACGACGGCGCGGAATGGCGCTACGAGAGCAAGGAAGAAGACAATATGTACCAGAACGAGCACAACGCCTTCTTCGCGGCAATCCGCAATGGCGAGGTGCGCGTGGACGAGTACATGTGTTCGAGCACGCTCTCCGCGATTCTGTGCCGTATGTCGGCCTACACGGGCAAGACGCTCACGTGGGACGAGGCCCTGAACTCGCAGCAGGACCTTACCCCGAAGGAGATCGCGTGGGGCGACGTGCCCCTCAATCCGCTGCCGGTGCCCGGCCAGACGGAATTCGTCTGA
- a CDS encoding alkaline phosphatase D family protein: MHHTILCCAFTLGGICAVQAEGPYQATGIKVGEVTPDAAIVWARLTRNPERVPFGAPMPKVRYRDPETGALVRAGKEDAGAVPDVTCPEGTTVETIEGAVPGAPGEVRVRYRPADARAWQETSWQTVEPERDFTAHIRLEDLTPDTRYTLQVEARALDGSAGQTLEGGFRTAPAPDTPARVLFTVTTGQRYPHQDAPGGGFKMYDAILEMDPSFFVHTGDILYYDELAKSLELARWHWARTYSLPTNLRFHRQVAAYFEKDDHDTWCNDCWPTMQTRNMGTFTFGQGQAVFLEQVPMSERTYRTFRWGKDLQIWLVEGRDFRSPNDMPDGSGKTIWGAEQKAWFQRTAAESDATFRVLISPTPLVGPDRERKADNHANAVFAHEGTELRRFIAAQKNMVVICGDRHWQYVSVDAATGLREYSCGPASDAHAGGWQQDDVRPEHRYLNVIGGYLAVTIDREDGTPVMRLRHCDVDGKVRNADTLRAE, translated from the coding sequence ATGCATCACACAATACTATGCTGTGCGTTTACTCTGGGGGGCATCTGCGCGGTGCAGGCTGAGGGCCCTTATCAGGCCACCGGCATCAAGGTCGGCGAAGTGACTCCGGACGCCGCGATCGTGTGGGCGCGGCTCACGCGCAATCCAGAGCGCGTCCCCTTTGGCGCCCCCATGCCGAAGGTGCGCTACCGCGATCCGGAAACCGGCGCCTTGGTAAGGGCGGGCAAAGAGGACGCCGGGGCCGTTCCCGATGTGACCTGCCCTGAGGGCACGACCGTGGAAACGATTGAGGGCGCCGTGCCGGGCGCACCGGGCGAGGTGCGCGTGCGGTACAGGCCCGCCGATGCCCGGGCCTGGCAGGAGACGTCGTGGCAGACAGTCGAGCCCGAACGCGATTTCACGGCGCATATCCGCTTGGAAGACTTGACGCCGGACACGCGCTACACGCTGCAGGTGGAGGCGCGCGCCCTGGATGGGTCCGCCGGTCAGACGCTGGAGGGCGGGTTCCGCACCGCCCCCGCGCCCGACACCCCCGCGCGCGTGCTGTTCACGGTGACGACGGGCCAGCGCTACCCGCACCAGGACGCGCCCGGCGGTGGATTCAAGATGTACGACGCCATACTCGAAATGGACCCGAGTTTCTTCGTGCACACGGGCGATATCCTCTATTACGACGAACTGGCGAAGAGCCTCGAACTGGCGCGGTGGCACTGGGCGCGCACGTACAGCCTGCCAACGAACCTGCGGTTTCACCGGCAGGTGGCGGCCTATTTCGAGAAGGACGACCACGACACCTGGTGCAACGACTGCTGGCCCACGATGCAGACGCGAAACATGGGCACGTTCACCTTCGGGCAGGGCCAGGCCGTCTTTCTCGAACAGGTCCCGATGAGCGAAAGAACCTATCGCACGTTCCGCTGGGGCAAGGACCTGCAAATCTGGCTCGTCGAGGGACGCGATTTCCGCAGCCCGAACGATATGCCCGACGGTTCCGGGAAAACCATCTGGGGCGCGGAGCAGAAGGCGTGGTTTCAGCGCACCGCCGCCGAATCGGACGCCACGTTCCGGGTGCTGATCAGCCCCACGCCGCTCGTTGGCCCCGACCGCGAACGAAAGGCGGACAACCACGCCAACGCGGTGTTCGCCCACGAGGGAACGGAACTCCGCCGGTTTATCGCGGCACAGAAGAACATGGTCGTCATCTGCGGCGACCGGCACTGGCAGTATGTGTCCGTGGATGCGGCAACCGGGCTGCGGGAGTATTCCTGCGGCCCGGCAAGCGATGCCCACGCGGGCGGCTGGCAGCAGGATGACGTGCGGCCCGAGCACCGCTATCTCAATGTCATCGGCGGCTACCTCGCGGTGACCATCGACCGGGAAGATGGCACGCCGGTCATGCGCCTCCGGCATTGCGACGTGGACGGCAAGGTGCGCAACGCGGACACGCTGCGCGCCGAGTGA